The following coding sequences are from one Solea solea chromosome 4, fSolSol10.1, whole genome shotgun sequence window:
- the LOC131458472 gene encoding LOW QUALITY PROTEIN: uncharacterized protein K02A2.6-like (The sequence of the model RefSeq protein was modified relative to this genomic sequence to represent the inferred CDS: inserted 2 bases in 1 codon), whose translation MAAMVGAVAPFDSNSQTWEEYCEVLDHFFVANDIREAERRRAVLLSCVGPQTYALMRNLLSPDKPGERSYEDLVELLKNHFHPKTSEIMQRWKFNTRNRKPEESVSDYVAELRKLAQDCNFRDTLTVMLRDRLVCGINDDGIQRKLLSEDKLTFDKALKVAQAMEAANRDMVDLQGAREQAKWNRASGSVHKVNDVHARTQQDVRTCYRCKGDNHLAMNCRFAKETCHNCGKVGHIKRACRMKDMGKGKTMQTQGVTGKFNKRANFMQEEGEDSDKEEVFTMYHIKDSRITIHNMQEEIVIPREEPIRQVLTVNGQDVTYEVDTGCGYTIMSEKAFYRLFRSGKKPRLLQCKIKLKTYGGHVVPVLGAAKVKVEHEGSAKMLAVVVVKGSGTSLLGRGWMKALKMDWKTVHKVEDREELLQEVLLRHDTVFKDELGTLKGFAAKIHVASDAKPCFYKPRSVPFAMKKKVEQELERLLEEKIIEPVKFSDWAAPIVPVLKPDSRVRICGDYKITVNKVSPIEQYPIPRMEDMIACLTGGEKYTKLDMSHAYQQIVLDEDSRRYVTVNTHKGLFTYTRLPFGVSSSPAIFQRTMEGVLQGIENVAVYLDDIILTGKNDKDHLQTLDQVLQRLQNAGLRLKRSKCQFMETEVTFLGHKVDKTGLHPLPAKVKAVQEAPAPTSVTELKAYLGLLNFYNKFLPNLSNVLAPMHKLLRKDEIWVWGQEQEKAFKESKELLQSSSVLVHYDEKKELILSCDASPYGVGAVLAHRMTDGDEKPIGFASRTLTAAEKNYSQIDKEGLAVIFGVQYFHKYLYGRKFVICTDHKPLISLFNEMKAVPQMVSQRIMRWAVLLRAYEYVIFYRAGKDHGNADALSRLPLPEKPKETEPEEHVLMLDREQSPLTTSEQLRYWTTRDPILSRVREYVLRGWPDNVDSNYMPYRQRQHELSVQDGCVLWGEXGQSPLMEQLHQSHPGMSRMKELARGYMWWPNMDIDIEKKVKTCHTCQEHRKAPACAPLHPWEWPEKPWRRLHIDYAGPFMGKMFLVIVDAHSKWLDVYPVTSSTSATTINCLRNSFSTHGIPEMIVSDNAQCFVSEQTREFMTRNGVTHVTSAPYHPSSNGLAERAVQTFKELMKKSSGDTVETKLNRALFSYRITPQSTTGLSPAEMLMGRKLRCTLDLIHPDLKKKVEAKQTSQKAYHDKHAKERNFVAGESIYTKNYGYGPKWVPGLIHDTTGPVSYTVLLGDGKLVRRHVDQLFSRQESELSVLSPEPVPGEECGPPTPLPKMLGQDTGPGQEGDRVLPTTEQEQVSSTPAGTPTPLFRSHRIRKPPAYMKDFVQ comes from the exons ATGGCGGCAATGGTGGGCGCGGTGGCGCCGTTTGACAGCAATTCGCAGACGTGGGAAGAGTACTGTGAGGTTTTGGACcatttttttgtcgcaaatgaTATAAGGGAGGCGGAACGGAGAAGAGCTGTGCTACTGAGCTGCGTGGGACCACAGACCTATGCCCTGATGAGGAACCTGCTAAGCCCGGATAAGCCAGGAGAGCGCTCCTATGAGGATCTGGTAGAGTTgttaaaaaatcattttcacccGAAGACCAGCGAGATAATGCAGAGGTGGAAATTTAATACAAGGAACAGGAAACCAGAGGAAAGTGTTAGTGACTATGTGGCGGAGCTGAGAAAGCTCGCGCAGGACTGTAATTTCAGAGATACGCTGACGGTGATGTTGAGGGACCGGCTCGTTTGCGGCATAAATGATGACGGCATACAGCGGAAGCTGCTGTCGGAAGACAAGTTAACCTTTGACAAGGCATTGAAGGTGGCGCAGGCAATGGAGGCGGCGAACAGAGACATGGTGGATTTGCAGGGAGCCAGAGAACAGGCAAAATGGAACCGAGCATCGGGGTCGGTGCACAAGGTGAATGATGTCCACGCCAGGACGCAGCAGGATGTGAGGACATGCTACAGATGCAAGGGAGACAACCACTTGGCAATGAACTGCAGGTTTGCCAAAGAAACGTGTCATAACTGCGGGAAAGTGGGACACATAAAAAGGGCTTGCAGAATGAAGGACATGGGGAAAGGGAAGACTATGCAGACACAAGGGGTGACAGGAAAATTTAACAAAAGGGCTAATTTCatgcaggaggagggggaggataGTGATAAGGAGGAAGTTTTCACTATGTACCACATCAAAGATAGCAGAATTACCATACACAACATGCAGGAAGAAATAGTCATTCCCAGAGAAGAACCAATAAGACAAGTGTTGACAGTAAATGGACAGGATGTAACCTATGAAGTAGACACAGGCTGTGGCTATACAATAATGTCAGAGAAGGCATTTTACAGGTTATTCCGTAGTGGTAAAAAACCAAGGTTGCTCCAGTGCAAGATAAAACTGAAAACATATGGTGGTCATGTAGTACCAGTGTTAGGAGCAGCAAAGGTCAAAGTGGAACATGAAGGCAGTGCTAAGATGTTAGCAGTAGTGGTCGTCAAAGGTTCAGGGACCAGTTTACTGGGGCGAGGGTGGATGAAAGCTCTCAAGATGGATTGGAAAACTGTACATAAGGTAGAAGACCGAGAAGAACTATTACAAGAAGTACTTTTGAGACATGACACAGTATTTAAAGATGAGCTAGGGACGTTGAAAGGCTTTGCAGCAAAGATACATGTAGCTAGTGATGCGAAGCCCTGCTTCTACAAGCCAAGGTCTGTTCCTTTCGCGATGAAAAAGAAAGTAGAGCAAGAACTAGAGAGGCTCTTAGAGGAGAAAATCATTGAACCAGTGAAATTCTCAGACTGGGCAGCGCCCATAGTACCAGTTCTAAAACCAGACTCCAGAGTCAGAATTTGTGGGGACTATAAGATAACGGTGAACAAAGTGTCACCAATTGAGCAGTACCCCATTCCTAGAATGGAGGATATGATAGCTTGTCTTACTGGGGGGGAGAAATACACCAAGTTAGACATGAGCCATGCATATCAACAGATAGTATTAGATGAAGATTCAAGAAGATACGTCACAGTGAATACACACAAGGGACTTTTCACATACACAAGACTACCCTTTGGTGTGAGCTCCAGCCCAGCTATATTCCAGCGCACGATGGAGGGTGTGCTACAAGGAATCGAGAATGTGGCTGTATACCTTGATGACATCATTCTGACTGGAAAGAATGACAAAGATCATCTACAGACATTGGATCAAGTGCTGCAACGACTCCAAAATGCTGGACTACGCTTAAAAAGGAGTAAGTGTCAGTTCATGGAGactgaagtgacatttttgggACACAAAGTGGACAAGACAGGGTTGCACCCACTGCCAGCCAAGGTGAAAGCAGTGCAGGAGGCTCCCGCACCTACATCAGTGACTGAGCTTAAAGCTTATTTGGGACTGTTGAACTTTTATAATAAGTTTCTGCCTAACTTGTCTAATGTACTAGCACCTATGCATAAGTTACTCCGAAAAGATGAAATATGGGTATGGGGGCAAGAACAAGAAAAAGCTTTCAAAGAGTCAAAAGAGCTCTTACAATCAAGCAGTGTGTTAGTTCATTATGATGAGAAGAAAGAACTGATACTTTCCTGTGATGCCTCTCCATATGGAGTTGGAGCGGTACTAGCTCACCGTATGACAGATGGTGATGAGAAACCTATAGGGTTTGCCTCACGCACACTCACCGCTGCTGAGAAGAACTATTCCCAAATTGATAAAGAGGGATTAGCAGTCATTTTTGGAGTGCAGTATTTTCATAAGTATCTGTATGGTAGAAAGTTTGTGATTTGTACAGATCATAAGCCATTGATAAGTTTATTTAACGAGATGAAAGCGGTCCCACAGATGGTGTCGCAAAGAATAATGCGATGGGCGGTGCTGTTGAGAGCATATGAGTATGTCATATTTTACAGGGCAGGTAAAGACCATGGTAATGCTGATGCTCTCAGTCGACTCCCTCTACCAGAGAAACCCAAGGAGACAGAACCAGAGGAACATGTACTGATGCTGGACCGGGAACAGAGCCCCCTGACAACATCAGAACAGCTACGGTACTGGACAACTAGGGATCCTATCCTCTCAAGAGTCCGTGAGTATGTTCTCAGAGGATGGCCTGATAATGTGGACAGTAACTATATGCCttacagacagagacaacatgAGCTCAGTGTACAGGATGGCTGTGTGTTGTGGGGAGA AGGACAATCTCCTCTGATGGAGCAATTACATCAGTCACACCCAGGCATGAGCCGCATGAAAGAACTGGCCAGAGGCTACATGTGGTGGCCCAATATGGACATAGACATTGAGAAAAAGGTAAAGACATGCCACACATGTCAGGAACACAGAAAGGCACCTGCCTGTGCACCTCTCCACCCCTGGGAGTGGCCGGAAAAGCCATGGAGAAGACTACACATAGATTATGCAGGGCCTTTCATGGGGAAAATGTTCTTAGTAATTGTGGATGCTCATTCAAAATGGTTAGATGTCTACCCAGTAACTTCATCTACGTCAGCAACCACAATAAACTGTCTTAGGAACAGTTTTAGCACACATGGTATTCCAGAGATGATTGTCTCAGATAATGCACAGTGTTTTGTCAGTGAACAAACCAGAGAGTTCATGACACGAAATGGAGTAACACATGTCACATCAGCACCGTATCACCCATCATCTAACGGGTTAGCTGAACGAGCGGTACAAACTTTCAAAGAGCTCATGAAAAAGAGTAGTGGTGATACAGTGGAGACAAAGTTAAATAGGGCACTGTTTAGCTATCGTATCACTCCGCAGTCAACAACTGGACTGTCACCCGCTGAGATGTTAATGGGTAGAAAATTGAGATGTACACTTGATCTCATACACCCAgatcttaaaaaaaaggtggaagCAAAACAAACTAGTCAGAAAGCATATCACGACAAACATGCTAAAGAACGCAACTTTGTGGCAGGAGAGTCCATCTACACAAAGAACTATGGATATGGACCAAAATGGGTACCAGGGCTGATACATGATACTACAGGACCAGTTTCCTACACAGTGTTGCTAGGAGATGGAAAGCTGGTCAGACGACACGTGGATCAACTGTTCAGCAGACAAGAGTCGGAGCTGTCAGTTCTGAGTCCAGAGCCGGTGCCAGGGGAGGAGTGTGGGCCACCCACACCACTGCCAAAAATGCTAGGACAAGACACAGGTCCTGGGCAAGAAGGAGACAGAGTCTTGCCTACAACGGAGCAGGAGCAAGTGAGCAGTACGCCTGCTGGTACTCCAACACCATTGTTCCGTTCTCACAGGATCAGGAAACCACCAGCGTACATGAAGGACTTTGTTCAGTGa